The genome window CCCGCCGGAGGGTGCGGTCGAGGAGACCTTCGCGGGCGCCGACCGCGTAGGCGCGGACGCGGGTCTCCTCGGAGTCGGGCCCGTCGGTCCCCGCGGCGTCCGGATTCGCCGCCACGTCGAGCGCGCGGAGCACCGCGGCCGCGACAGACTCGTCGCACCGCCCCGCGAACCCCTCGAACACGCGTCGCCGGCTCGGCGTCCGGAGCCCGTACGGCTCGGCCGCCGCGAACGCCGAGGCGTACCGCTCGCGGAGCGAGGCGTCGTCGCCGACACGGTGCCACCGACTCGCCTCTCCGGCCGCTTCACGGTCCTCCGATTCCACCAGCGCGAACCCCGTCTCCTCGCCAGCGAGCACCGGGTTCGGCTGCGGCGCGTCGATGACGCGGAGGTCGATTACGTCGGCGTCGAGGAGCGCCGCGAGTCGGCTCGCCGGCCGGAATCCGGCCGTCGCGACGTCGACAGCGGCCTCGCCCGCGAACACGTTCAGCGTCGGGATCTCGGACGGTCCGTGGTCGCCGGCCCCGTCGGTCCCGTCTGCCCCGTCGGCCTCGCTCGCCAGATCCGCGACGCTCGGCTCGACGAGCGCCGGGGCGGCCTCGCCGTACGCCTCGACGACCGCGCGGAGCAGCCGCGGTCCGGGGTCCACGAGGATCGGGTCCGAGAGCGCGCCCAGCGGGAGCGGCTCCGGGGTCGAGGGGAGCGCGGGACCGGTCGCCATCGACCGAACCTACGGGCGCGACGGATTAAGGATGCGGGACGTTGCGGCGACGCGAGACGCACACGAGGCCGCGGGATCGCGGCGTGCCGGCTCGCGCGCCTTTTTGGCCCCGCGCTCGAAAGCGGAACGCGTGCCACCGCTGGACCTGTCGATCGGGCTCGGAACGTCCGGGCTCGACGACCCCGAGACCTGTACCGACACCGTCGCCGCGGCGCTGGACGCGGGCTACCGCCACGTCGACACCGCGCAGATGTACGACAACGAGGCCGCGGTCGGCGAGGGGATCGCCGCGAGCGACGTCGACCGCGACGACGTGGTCGTCGCCACGAAGGTCCACCCGGAGAACCTCGCCCCCGAGGACGTGCGCGAGACGGCGCGGGCGAGCCTCGACCGGCTCGGCCTCGACCGCGTCGACCTCCTGTACGTCCACTGGCCGATCCGTGCGTACGACGCGGCGGCGACGTTGCCGGCGTTCGACGACCTCCGCGACGCGGGCGTGACGGACCACGTCGGCGTCTCGAACTTCACTCCCGACCTGCTTCGCGAGGCCCGGGAGATCCTCGACGCGCCGATCGCGGCCCACCAGGTCGAGTGTCACCCCCGGTTCCGGCAGCCGGAGCTGCGCGCCCTCGCCGACGAGTTCGACCACCGGCTCGTCGGCTACTCGCCGCTCGGCAGGGGAGAGATACTCGACGACCCGGCGATCGCGGAGATCGCCAACCGGAACGGCCTCTCGCCGGCGGTCGTCGCGCTCGCGTGGGCGCTCGACCGCGGGATCGTGCCGATCCCGAAGGCGCGCGGCGACCACGTCCGGGAGAACCTTCGCGCGGTCGACGTCGACCTGCCGGACGACGACCTCGCAGAGATCGACGCGCTCGACCCCGGTGAGCGGCAGATCGACCCGGACGACGCCGCGTGGAACCGGTAGCGGCGGCAGCGCCGCCGTTTCCGCTGGGGCGGTCCGCCGGTCAGACCGCGTCGAGCCGGGCCCGGAGCGCCGCGTCCGCGCGTTCGACGAGGTCGTCGAGCGGCTCGTCGAGGTACGTCGCCCACTGGTCGACGAAGCCCGAGCGACCGAGCATCCGAACGGCCTCGTAGACCGGCCGCCGTCGGTCGAACCCCCTCGGGAGCCCGCCGGCGCGCTCGCGGTACCCCTCGCGGAGCGCGGCGGCGAACCGATCCGGACCGGTCGAGTCGAACCCGTTGAGCAGCTGGTCCTCCGCGCGAACGAGGTCGCGCGCGGGGTCGCCGACGTGCGACAGCTCCCAGTCGATCATCGCGATTCCCGCGCCATCGGCGACGGTCGCGGACGCCTCCTCACCCTCGGTCGTCACGAAGAGGTTCGGCTTCGTGACGTCGCCGTGGACCAGCGCCGCGGGCGCACCGTCGAGCAGATCCCGGTTCGCGCGGACGCAGTCGATCACGGCGTCGTAGTGGTCCGCGAGCCGCTCCGAGGTGCCGATCTCGCGCGTCCGCTCGATCGTCGCGAGCAGCACGTCCGTCCACGACGCGAACTCGATCGCGAGTCCGGCGGACCCGACCGAGGCGGTCGGTCCGCCGTCCGCCGTCGTCCCCTCCGCGGCGCTCCCCCGCTCCGTGCCCGCGCCGACGATCTCCCCGTGGCTCGCGAACCGGTCGGCGTGGAGTGCGGCGAGCGCGCGCCCGACGCGGCGGAGCAGCTGCTCGCGCTCGTCTTCGCTCGCGGCATCGCAGACCTCCAGCAGCCCGCGGCCGGGGGCCGGCGCCGTCGCGAGGTACGCCGGATCGCCGTCGGGGTCGGCCACCACCACCTCGGGGACCGGGAGCGGGCCGTGTTCCCCCACGTACCCGAGGACAGCGCGCTCGCGGGCGAGCCGGCGGCTCTCGTCGGCGAGGGCGACCTTGAGGAACGCTCGCCCCCCGTCGGCGAAGACGACGCCGACCGTCTCGTTGGCGCCGTTCCACGAGGGGCCGACGCCGGTCAGCCGGTCGACCTCGTAGTCCGGAAACGCCGCGGCGAGTGCGCGGGCGATCGGTTCCGGTCCGGGCCCGTCCATGCGTGGCCGTCCGCCTCGGCCGGTGTTAAGATTGTTGTCAGGGTTAGCCTAAAGTGAGCAAGAACCACGGTAGCACGCTTCAGAACTCCGAAACGAGATAATTACCAACAACCTCATACGTGTTGGCGAATCAGACTAATCCAGTGAACGACGGGTCATCCGAGGGGCGTATCGCGTTCGAGGTCGACGGGACGGCGCTCACCGCCCGGGACGTGATCGAGGGCGAGGAGATGCGGCTTCGGGCGGACCGCGAGCCGGATCTCTGTCCGGCGCTTCCCGAACTGTTTCCGTCCCCGGTCGACGAGGGGGTCAGCTTCGAGGCGGAGTCGCTTGTGATTCCCGAGTACGCGTCGATCGTCTTCCGAGACGTCGACGGTGACCACGTCGCCAGGCACAACGATTCGATAGAGCTCGAACGCGGCTCGTACTGTATCGAAGTGAACGGGGTGACGAAGGTACTCATCCGCGTGACGGACGTCGAGATATCGGCGACCAGCGGCGGAGGTCCCGACCCGGTCACTATCTCGTTCGACCGCCCCCGGACCGTCTCGGTCGGTGCGCGCTCGTTCCACACGCGCCCCGAGGCGACGATCACCGTCCCCGACGACCCGGCAGCGCTGATCGAGGCCGTGTCGCTGCTCGGGTCGTCGATCAAGGAGTTCTCCCCGGAGCGGTCGTGGCCCACGCTGCGCGGCTATCCCCCCCGGATCGAGCACGGCGACTCCCTCGACGTCCCGAGCCCGCTTTCGGTACCCGACACGGGCGTCGAGGTCGTCGTCCGACCGACGTACGCCGACGTGTACCGGCTCTCGACGCTGTCGTACTACCTCGGGGCTCGAATTGTGACGGGCGACGCCCCTGCGATCCGACTGGATACGGGGTACGAGGAACGGCTCCCGACGGAGGGGGAAGCCCTCGAGGAACGGGTTACGGAACTGTTCCGAACGTGGTTCTTCCTCGACACGCTCGCGCGGACGGAGGGATACGTCCCGTCGGACCGGTACGAGTACGACGCGGTCGGTCCCGATCTCCCCTTCTATCCGCCGAATCTCGCCGACCGATCCATGAGCGAGCGGCTGATGGAGTACCTAGAGGTCGATGCCGAGACGGTCGCACCCCACCTGCCGGCGTGGCCGACCGAGGCCGTCCTCCGGCCGGTTCCCGCGTCCGCGGAACTGCTGCCGCACCTCGCTCACGTCCTCGCACCGATCCGCGTTCGAGGCGACGCCGGTTCCTCCACGTCGGACGCGCCGGTCGGAATCGCGACATCGCCCCAGGCGTGGGCGGATGCGTCCGCCTTCGACCCTTCGAACACCTCGTCCGGGCCGGAAAAGGGAGCCCGCTCTCGTTCGGATCGGGTCCCGTCCCCGGACGCAGATCCGATACCTGCGGATACGTCCGTGATATCCGCCGACGCGCACGAGAACCGACTTCAGAGACGGGTCCCAGAGCGTGGCACCCTCTCGGTGGCGTTCCTCTTCGAAGACGAGGAACGGGCTCGTTCAGTTCGGGAGTCGATGGTCGAACCCGCGGAACTCGACGGTATCGGATCGCTGGACGTGACCGTGTCACCGTCTCCCGACGCGGTCGCCGAGACGCTCTCCGACCCCGCGCTCGACGTCGTCTTCTGCGGGGATTCGGTGACCGCCGGCATCACTGAGGCTGACGGTTCGCTCCGTCTCGACGGACGGGACGAGGCACCGAACTTGTCCGTGTTCGAGGGAACGAGAAGCACCGCCGCCGGCGTCGATGCTGTCGAGCGCGGCGGGGCGGGCGCGATTCACCTCAGCGACAGCGTGTCCCCGGAGCGACTCCGGACCATGATCGGGCTCCTCACCGCGGGCACCCCGATCGGAGTTGCGACTCGACTGAGCCTCCGAGACCGACCTGTGACTGCCCGCTACGTCGGCGACCCGGGGACCGCGGTCGCCGTCGACCGCGGACTTCCGACCCAGCTGTATTCCTGCCGGTCACAGGCGAATGACACCTACCGCGTGGGCTGTTGGTCGTTCCTCTCGACCGAGGTGTTGATCGGGAGCGAGTACCGATTTACCGGGGTTTTCAGCGACCGGAAATCGATCCTGAACGGAACGGGCGTGAAGGCCGGGATCACAGACGCTTCGGGGATTCTCGATATCCACAGCGACAAGTCACCCGTCTTGGAGTTCCCGGAAGAACTCGTCCTCTGGAGCGACGACCTCTCCGCGGATGAGATCGCAGCGATGGCCCGAATCCGACAGTCGGACCTCAGCCCAACCGAGGCCGCGTGCGAAACGGGTCGAGAGGAGTGAACGCCCGCGCTCCCGGGGCCTCGTTTCCGCCGACATTTTTTATTCCTCGGACGACGAACCGCCGCGCATGCCCCAAGTACACCTCGACGAGGAGACGGTCGAACGGCTCGACGCGCTCCGGGTCGACGACGAGGAGTACGACGAGATCGTGAGCGAGCTCATCAGCATCTACGAGGCGGAGGAGCTCACGCTGTTCCGCGGCAGCGACGTGGAGTAACGAGCCGGGGCGAGCGGCCGGAGGGCGGCCGAGCGTCGGCCGCCGGCTACTCCTGATACGCGACGCGGACCTGTTCCCACTTGCCGACTTCTTCGAGGTGCGCCTGTAGCTCGTCGGCGTACTCCTGAACGAGGCGCTCGGCGGCCTCCAGCTCCTCGTCCGAGGGGCCGTCCGATCCGCCGCCGAGCCCGAGCGCGCCCTTGATCGAGTCGACGACGCCGCCGCCGCCCGACCCGCCGGAGTCGCCGGCCCCGTCGCCGCCGGGAGCGCCGCCCATCCCGGACATCTGCGACCGGAGGTTCTCCAGTTCGGGCATGATCGCGGGGAGGCTCGACGTGTCCGCGACGACCCGAGCGGCCTCGGGGTCGTCGGCGTTCTCGATCTCCAGCTCGGTCGCCGTCATGATCAGTCCCCACTCCTGGCTGGAGAAGCGCGACGCCGCGACGCGCTCGTTGAACTGGTTGTCGACCGTCATCCGCTCGCCGACGATGGCGTCGGTCCACTCGCTCATACGCCCCCGTTCGCCGGTCGCGGTGAAAAGTCCGTCCCCCCGCGGCGAGCCGGGTCCGCTGTCCTCCGGGCTGCGCCCGACCCGCGCTCGACCCCCGCCCGCTACCACCGCAGCAGGTCGTCGAACCCGTCGCCCGCGAGGCCCGGCCCGGCCGGGACCGCGATCCGCCCGTCCGCGATCGGACACGGGTCCGGCGCTAGGTCCTCGTCGAGCAGCGACCCGGTCGCGAGCCCGCACGGAGACACGTCGGGGATCGCGGCCGCGACGTGGACGGCGGCCGTCCGCGCGACGACCGCGTCGATCGTGGTGGTGACGACGGGGTCGACGCCGGCCGACCGCGCCCGCAGCGCGGCCGCGAGCGCGCGGTCCGGCCCGCCGAGCGCCATCGGCTTGAGGACGACCGCGTCGGCGGCGCCAGCGTCCAGCACCGCGTCGATCCCGCGTGCGGCGACCGACTCGTCGGCCGCGATCGGGACGCCGTCGCCCGCGGCGTCGGCCGGGTCGCGCTCACGGAGCGCCGCCAGCCCGTCGAGGTCGGTCGCGGGGAGCGGCTGCTCGACGTAGGCGAGGTCGAAGCCGGCCAAGACGTCGAGCGCGCGGCGCGCCGTCTCGCGGTCCCACGCCCCGTTCGCGTCGGCGCGCAGCGAGACCGCGTCACCGACCGCCTCGCGGACCGCGCGGACGCGCTCGACGTCGGCGTCGACGTCTCGGGCGCCGACCTTCAGCTTGAGGCAGTCGAACCCCGCCTCGACCGCCCGCCTCGCCTCGGCGGCGGTCTCGGGCGGGGAGCCGTCTCCGACGGTCGCGTTGACCGGGACGGCGTCCGCGGGCGTCGGGTCGACGCCGGCCTCGACCGCGAGCCGGTCCGCGAGTCGCGCTCCCGCGTCGCGGGCCGCGGCGTCGGCGAGCGCGAGGGAGACGCCGTGTCGCGCCGCCGGCGTCGACGCCGCGTCGAGCGCCTCCAGCACGGGTTCGGATTCAGCCCGGGCGTCGAGACCGTCGAGCGCCGCCGCGCACGCCTCGCGCGACTCCGTCCACCCCGGAAGCGGGGTCGCCTCGCCGAGGCCGACCGCGCCGCCCCTGCCGTTCCCGCCGTCCCCGCGCTCGACCGCGACCAGGAACCCCTCTCGGCGACGGATCTCCCCGCGGGCGGTGCCGAGCGGGCGGGCCAGGCCGAGCGCGAACGGCCGGTGTCGCATCGCGCGAATCCGGTCCTCGCCGCCGGGGGCGTCGGCGGTCACAGCGCCAGTCCGACCGCGAACGCGACGGCGTACGCCGCGAGCAGCTTGCCGGTCGATTCGAGCGCGGGGTTGAGCGCCTCGCCCGAGGTCTCGGTCAGCACAGTCCGCGCGACGGCCGCCGCCAGCGGGAGGGTGACGAGCGGGAGCAGCGTCGCGGGGCCGTCGCCGCGCGCGACGAACCACAGCGGGACGAGGTACGCGAGGGCGAGCATCGCGAGGTACTCGGCGCGGGCGAAGCGGTACCCGAACCGGACGGCGAGCGTGCGCTTGCCCGTCGAGGCGTCCTCCTCTCGGTCGCGGAGGTTGTTGACGACGAGGATGTTCGTCGACAGCGCGGCGATCGGGAGGCCCGCGACGAGCGCCGCGAGCGTGACGGTCCCCCCCGGAACTCCGACCGGGAACCAGCCGGAGAGGAGCGCGGCGGCCTGGACGTAGTAGGTCCCGGTCACCGCGATCACGCCGAAGAAGACGAACACGAAGAGGTCGCCGAGCCCGTGGTAGCCGAGCGGGTACGGGCCGCCGGTGTAGGCGATCCCGGCCGCGACGGAGGCGAGCCCGATCACGAGGATCGGGACGCCGCCGACGGCGACGAGGTAGGTCCCCACGAGGATCGCGGCCGCGAAGGTGAGCCACATCGCCCGCTTCACCTCGTTCGGCTCGATGAGGCCGCTGGCGACGACGCGGGTGAACCCCTCGCGGTCGTCGGTGTCGGCGCCTTGGATCGCGTCGTAGTAGTCGTTCGCGAAGTTCGTGCCGACCTGGATCAGCGCCGCGCCGACGAGCGCCGCCAGCGCGGGCAGCGGGGCGAACACGCCGTCGCCGAGCGCCAGTCCGACGCCGACGATCACCGGCGCGGCCGCGGCCGGGAGCGTCTGGGGGCGGGCGGCCATCACCCACGCCCGCCGGCGGGTCACCTCGGTACTCATTGTCGCAGGTTGGTGCGTGGCGTCCCTTAAGCTTGCCATCGCGGAGCGTCGCGTCACCGCACCGACGGCTCCCCGACCCCCGTTCGACCGAACGGTCCGATACCGTTCGCGGCGAACGATACCGAGTCGCGTACACCTATGCCCCGGGGACGAGACCGTTCGCCATGGCCCGCGTTCCCTACGCCGAGGCGTCGGACGTGCCGGACGAGTACGAGGACCTCTTGGAGTCGTCGCTTCAGGGCAAACCGCTCCACGTGTACCAGTCGGTCGGCAACAACCCGGAGGTGTTGGCGGGGATCCGGTCGTTCCTCGGGTCGCTGTGGACCGACAGCGGCCTCACCGACCGGGAGCGCGAACTCGTCATCTTGGCGGTCACGAGCGAGATCGAGAACCGCTACGAGTGGCACCAGCACGTCAACATCGCCCGCGGCGTCGGGATCGACGACGACGAGATCGCGGCGCTCGGGCGCGGTGACTTCGCGCCCTTCGGCGACGGAGAGACGGCGCTGGTCGAGTACGCGCTCGCGGTCGTCCGCGGCGAGGTCGACGCGGTCGCCCACGACGGGATCGCGGCGCTGTACGACGACGAGACTATCGTCGGCATCGCCGCGGCGGCCGAGGGGTACGACGCGCTCGGCGGGATGATCGACGCGTTCGACCTCGAACTGGAGCCGGGGACGGAGTTCCACGGCTGGGACCCGCGATAGCGGGGCGCCGACCGCGGTCCGATTTCGTTCGCTCGGCGACCGACAGGTTCGACAGGGACCGGCCCCTATCACGGGTATGACCGACACGGAGACCGCGACGGCGAACGGCGTCGCGGCCCGCTACGAGGAGACGGACGGCGAGCGCCTGCTCACCTTCTCGCGGGACGGCCGCGAGGCGACCGTCGCGCAGAACGCCGAGGGGTACGCGATGCTGAAGGTCCGGAACGGTCCGGACGGCGACGAGTTGGAGCGGTACTACGGGTTCGACATGGCGCTCGACCACGCCGCGGAGCTGCTCGGCGTCGACGTCCCCGATCTCCCGGTGCCGGACGCCGCGGCCGACATGGGGATGTAGCCGTGGCGGCGGCGGACCGCCCGGCCGGCGCAGTCGGTGCTTTCTCGCGGTTGATGTCGCCGACGGCGCCGAAACCAGCAACATAATCCGGCACCCGGAACGCGAGCCGAACGGCTTCGTGGGTGCGTGAGGTCGGATCGGAAACGCGCGGCGAGCCGTCAGACGTCGTGAGGCGACGATCGACGCCCGTGTGAACGGCACTCATTGACGAAATTAAATAACCACTATACATCATAGCCGGAGTTGAATATTCTCTATAGCCATATCTCCTTATGAGTGGCACCGTTACGAGGAGTCACGATGGAACGAAGACAATTCCTGCGCGGTACCGGCGCGGCGATCGGCGGCTCGCTCGTCGCCGGCTGCGTCGGGGGCGGGAGCGAATCGGGGACGGTGACGGTCGACTACGCGTACTACAACCCGGTCAGTCTCGTGTTGCGCGAGAAGGGCTGGCTCGAGGAGGCGTTCGCGGACACCGGCACCGACGTCGAGTGGGTGTTGAGCCTCGGGAGCAACCAGGCGAACGAGTACGCCCAGAGCGGCGAGGCGGACGTCTCCTCGACCGCCGGCATCGCGGCGCTGATGGCCCGCACGAACGGCGTGCCGATCACGACGCCGTACATCTACTCGGACCCCGAGTGGACCGCGCTCGTCACCTTCCAGGAGACCGGCATCGAATCGGTGGCGGACTTGGAGGGGAAGCGGGTCGCCGCCACGCGCGGCACCGACCCGTACTTCTTCCTGCTTCAGGCGCTCGAAGACGCGGGGCTGAGCTCGGACGACGTCGAAATCGTCAACCTCCAGCACCCGGAGGGGCAGTCCGCGCTCGTTCGGGGCGACGTGGACGCGTGGGCCGGGCTCGACCCCCACATGGCGGAGCTCGAGCTCGAACACGACGGCACGGAGCTGTTCTTCCGCGAGCCCCGGTACAACACCTACGGCTTCCTGAACTTCCTCGACGGGTTCCTCGCGGACCGCACCGAGGACGCGACGCGCGTCCTCGAGGCGTACGAGCGGGGCCGCGAGTGGGCGATAGAAAATCCCCAGGCGACCGCGGGGATCCTCGCGGACGCCTCCGAGATGTCCGAGCCGGTCGCGGAACGCGTTTTCACCAAGCGGAACGACCTCTCCGAGCCGATTCCGGGCGAACCGCACCGCGAGCTCCTCTCTAACCTCTCGCCGATCCTCGAACGCGAGGACCTCGTGACCGACGACGCGAACCCCGCCGGCAACGTCGACGAGCTGATCGACTCCGAGTTCGCGAGCGAGGTCGTCTGAGATGGCCGCCGACACTCGCCGGGAGTCGGACGTCTCCCGCGAGTCCGACTCCGGCCGCGGGTCGACGGCGAGCGGGTCGGCTCACGGCTCCGAGCCCCACAGCTTCGGTCCGGTTCCCCTCCCCGCCGCGAGCCGGTTCCGCCCCCTGCTCGGACTGTTCGTCCCCCTCGCTCTCGTCGTCGTCTGGCACGCACTCGTCACGACCGGCGTCTTCGCCGCCTACCAGTTGCCGCCGCCGCTTCGGGTGGCGAAGACCCTCTACGGGATGGCGGCGTCCGGAGAGCTGTGGGGCCACGTCGCCATCACGCTCCAGCGCGTGGCGCTCGGCGCGGGCCTCGGAATCGTCGTCGGCACCGTCTTCGGGACTCTCACCGGCCTTTCGCGGACGGCGAGCGACCTGCTGGACCCCCTGCTCCAGAGCCTGAAGAACATCCCGTCGCTGGCGTGGGTGCCGCTGTTCCTCCTCTGGTTCGGCATCGGCGAGACCGCGAAGGTGCTGCTCATCGCCGTCGGCGCGTTCTTCCCGGTGTACCTCAACCTCTCGACGGGCATCGCGGCGGTCGACGAGGAGCTGTTGGAGGTCGCCGAGGTGTACGACCTCGGGCGCGTCGAGTCGCTGCGGCGGGTCGTGTTCCCGGCCGCGCTCCCGGACCTGCTCGTCGGGATCCGCGGCGGCGTCGGGCTGGCGTGGATGTTCGTCGTCGCCGCCGAGCTGATCGCGGCGAGCCAGGGGATCGGGTTCCTGCTGAGCGACGGGCGGGCCCTCGCGCGGCCCGACATCATCGTGGGCTCGATCCTGCTTTTCGCCTTCCTCGGTAACTGCTCGGACGTCGCGGTGAAGGAGGTGAGGGACCGTGTCGTCGGACGCTGACGCGGACGTCACCCCGTCGTCGGCCGACGAGGTCAATGCGGCGACGCCGACCGGCGAGGCCGATCCCGACTCGTCGACCGCGGACCCGGTCCTCGCGGTCGACGACCTCCGGAAGCGGTACGACGATACCGTCGCGCTCGACGGCGTCGACCTCGCGGTCGCGGACGGGGAGTTCGTCGCCGTCGTCGGCCCCTCGGGCTGCGGGAAGTCGACGCTGCTCCGCGTGCTCTCGGGGCTCGAAGCCGAGTTCGGCGGGCGCGTCGCGGTCGACGGGACGGACGTGCGCGACGGCGGCAGCGACGCCGTCGGGATGGTGTTCCAGGAGCCGCGGCTGCTCGACTGGGCGGACGTGCGCGAGAACGTCGCGGTCGGGCTCCCGGCCGACGTCGACCCGGACGCTCCGGCGGCCCGCGAGCGCGTCGACGACCTGATCGAGACGGTCGGCCTCGACGGGTTCGCCGGGAGCCGGCCGGACGAGCTCTCCGGCGGGATGGCCCAGCGCGTCGCGCTCGCGCGCGGGCTGGCCTACGACCCCTCGGTGCTGCTGCTCGACGAGCCGTTCTCGGCGCTCGACCGGCTGACGAAGGCGGACCAGCAGGACCACCTGCTCGACGTGTGGGAGGAACGCGGGACGACCGTGGTCCTCGTCACCCACGACGTCGAGGAGGCCGTCTACCTGGCGGACCGCGTCGTCGTCCTCGGCGGCCAGCCGGGCACGGTCGAGTCCGTCGTCGACGTCGACATCGACCGCCCCCGCGACCGGGCGGACGCCGAACTTGTCGCGCTCCGCCGCGAGGTGACCGAGGCGCTCGGCCGGTAGCGACGTCCGCGATCCGGCGGTCGTGACGACCGGGCTCGGTCAGTGCGGATGGCTGGCACGCACCGCGCGCCGGCCGCCGTCCGAACGAAACGAACGTCGACCGGTGTTATTAATCGAGTTCCGGATCGGAATACGGGGTCGACCCTCGGTGTGTGTATTACCTCATTAAGGTGTATAGACATCAACGCAGTCCTGCGGTTTCCTCCGAACCTACCGCGTCGCCCCGAACTGCCGGTCCGCTCCGATTTTGCGATCGTCCAAACCGTTAAGTACCCGACCGTCTTGTCGTGAACCGATGACAGACATCACGGAGGCTTCGTCGGACACCCCGGCGGATCGAGTTCTTCCAGGGCACGATAGCTTCTAACGTCGATATCGGTCCTGTCAGGATCTTCGACACGACCCTGCGAGACGGAGAACAGTCACCACGTACTTCGTTCAGCTACGACGAGAAACGCCGCATAGCGGCGACGCTGGACGACATGAACACCCACGTCATCGAGGCGGGGTTCCCGGTCAACTCGGACGCGGAGTTCGAGGCCGTCAGCGACATCGCCGCCGCGACGGACACCACCGTCTGCGGGCTGGCGCGGGTCGTCGAGGGCGACATCGACGCCGCCATCGACTCCGGCGTCGAGATGGTCCACGTGTTCGTCTCCACCAGCGACGTCCAGCTGGAGGACTCGATGCACGTGACCCGCGAGGAGGCGAAGCAGCGCGCGGTCGACGCCGTCGAGCAGGTGAAAGACGCCGGCGTCGAGTGCATGTTCTCGCCGATGGACGCCACCCGGACGGACCCGGACTACCTGATCGACATCGTCGAGGCCGTCTCCGACGCCGGAACCGACTGGATCAACATCCCCGACACCTGCGGCGTCGGGATGCCGACCAGCTTCGGCGAGACGGTGAACGCGGTCGTCGAGGCGACCGACGCCCGCGTCGACGTCCACACCCACGACGACTTCGGCATGGCCGCCGCGAACGCGGTCATGGGCTTCGAGAACGGCGCGGAGCAGGCGCAGGTGTCGGTCAACGGGATCGGCGAGCGCGCCGGCAACGCCGCCTACGAGGAGGTCGTGATGGCCGTCGAGTCGGTGTACGGCGTCGACACCGGCATCGACACGACCCAGATCACCAAGCTGGCCCGGATCGTCGAGGAGGCCTCGGACATCCCGGTACCCGCGAACAAGCCCGTCACCGGGCGGAACGCGTTCGCCCACGAGTCGGGCATCCACGCCGCCGGCGTCATCGAGAACAGCGACACGTTCGAGACCGGCGTGATGACCCCGGAGATGGTGGGCGCCGAGCGCGAGTTCGTGCTGGGCAAACACACCGGCACGCACAGCGTGCGCAAGCACCTGGTGGAGGCCGGCTTCGACCCGACGGACAGCGAGGTCCGGAAGATAACCAAGCGGGTCAAGGAGTACGGCGCCGGCAAGCGGCAGGTGACCGCCGGCGACGTCGAGCGGTTCGCCGAGGAGGCGGACGTCACGCGCGAGGAGGAGGTCAGGG of Halorubrum trapanicum contains these proteins:
- a CDS encoding 1,4-dihydroxy-2-naphthoate polyprenyltransferase, producing the protein MSTEVTRRRAWVMAARPQTLPAAAAPVIVGVGLALGDGVFAPLPALAALVGAALIQVGTNFANDYYDAIQGADTDDREGFTRVVASGLIEPNEVKRAMWLTFAAAILVGTYLVAVGGVPILVIGLASVAAGIAYTGGPYPLGYHGLGDLFVFVFFGVIAVTGTYYVQAAALLSGWFPVGVPGGTVTLAALVAGLPIAALSTNILVVNNLRDREEDASTGKRTLAVRFGYRFARAEYLAMLALAYLVPLWFVARGDGPATLLPLVTLPLAAAVARTVLTETSGEALNPALESTGKLLAAYAVAFAVGLAL
- a CDS encoding phosphotransferase family protein, with amino-acid sequence MDGPGPEPIARALAAAFPDYEVDRLTGVGPSWNGANETVGVVFADGGRAFLKVALADESRRLARERAVLGYVGEHGPLPVPEVVVADPDGDPAYLATAPAPGRGLLEVCDAASEDEREQLLRRVGRALAALHADRFASHGEIVGAGTERGSAAEGTTADGGPTASVGSAGLAIEFASWTDVLLATIERTREIGTSERLADHYDAVIDCVRANRDLLDGAPAALVHGDVTKPNLFVTTEGEEASATVADGAGIAMIDWELSHVGDPARDLVRAEDQLLNGFDSTGPDRFAAALREGYRERAGGLPRGFDRRRPVYEAVRMLGRSGFVDQWATYLDEPLDDLVERADAALRARLDAV
- a CDS encoding aldo/keto reductase translates to MPPLDLSIGLGTSGLDDPETCTDTVAAALDAGYRHVDTAQMYDNEAAVGEGIAASDVDRDDVVVATKVHPENLAPEDVRETARASLDRLGLDRVDLLYVHWPIRAYDAAATLPAFDDLRDAGVTDHVGVSNFTPDLLREAREILDAPIAAHQVECHPRFRQPELRALADEFDHRLVGYSPLGRGEILDDPAIAEIANRNGLSPAVVALAWALDRGIVPIPKARGDHVRENLRAVDVDLPDDDLAEIDALDPGERQIDPDDAAWNR
- a CDS encoding DUF5821 family protein, producing MATGPALPSTPEPLPLGALSDPILVDPGPRLLRAVVEAYGEAAPALVEPSVADLASEADGADGTDGAGDHGPSEIPTLNVFAGEAAVDVATAGFRPASRLAALLDADVIDLRVIDAPQPNPVLAGEETGFALVESEDREAAGEASRWHRVGDDASLRERYASAFAAAEPYGLRTPSRRRVFEGFAGRCDESVAAAVLRALDVAANPDAAGTDGPDSEETRVRAYAVGAREGLLDRTLRRACEEAGLGSPSTFTRIKRLLREADLIETASEPQPVGRPRERLAARGALAGAETPEETVAAVRGVAE
- a CDS encoding mandelate racemase/muconate lactonizing enzyme family protein, with product MTADAPGGEDRIRAMRHRPFALGLARPLGTARGEIRRREGFLVAVERGDGGNGRGGAVGLGEATPLPGWTESREACAAALDGLDARAESEPVLEALDAASTPAARHGVSLALADAAARDAGARLADRLAVEAGVDPTPADAVPVNATVGDGSPPETAAEARRAVEAGFDCLKLKVGARDVDADVERVRAVREAVGDAVSLRADANGAWDRETARRALDVLAGFDLAYVEQPLPATDLDGLAALRERDPADAAGDGVPIAADESVAARGIDAVLDAGAADAVVLKPMALGGPDRALAAALRARSAGVDPVVTTTIDAVVARTAAVHVAAAIPDVSPCGLATGSLLDEDLAPDPCPIADGRIAVPAGPGLAGDGFDDLLRW
- a CDS encoding DUF5799 family protein, which codes for MSEWTDAIVGERMTVDNQFNERVAASRFSSQEWGLIMTATELEIENADDPEAARVVADTSSLPAIMPELENLRSQMSGMGGAPGGDGAGDSGGSGGGGVVDSIKGALGLGGGSDGPSDEELEAAERLVQEYADELQAHLEEVGKWEQVRVAYQE
- a CDS encoding carboxymuconolactone decarboxylase family protein; translation: MARVPYAEASDVPDEYEDLLESSLQGKPLHVYQSVGNNPEVLAGIRSFLGSLWTDSGLTDRERELVILAVTSEIENRYEWHQHVNIARGVGIDDDEIAALGRGDFAPFGDGETALVEYALAVVRGEVDAVAHDGIAALYDDETIVGIAAAAEGYDALGGMIDAFDLELEPGTEFHGWDPR